One part of the Truepera radiovictrix DSM 17093 genome encodes these proteins:
- the rlmN gene encoding 23S rRNA (adenine(2503)-C(2))-methyltransferase RlmN gives MQGVQSLLELSPDALPAPDAQPYRRAQLAAWLYQRGALSWEAMTNLPRAWRAELGARYRLSPFVRLERFVSADASVRYLLTLPDGKQTEAVYMPYRGRKTLCVSSMVGCPAGCAFCATGALGFGRNLSRAEILGQLLVVAQAEGIAPREIRNVVLMGMGEALLNYDNALGAIRTMIHPEGLDMSPRRITLSTVGLPGRIRRLAAERLPLVLAVSLHAPDEKTRREIIPTAHAHAIEEIIAALHDWQAAGGRRVTIEYTMLAGVNDALWQAEALVALLRGLVVHVNLIPFNPWGASPFRSSSRAQIARFERVLTGAGLSVSVRFSRGRDTGGACGQLALSGEGALASSGL, from the coding sequence ATGCAGGGGGTTCAGAGCCTGCTCGAGCTGTCCCCCGACGCGCTGCCGGCGCCCGACGCGCAGCCCTACCGCCGCGCGCAGCTCGCGGCGTGGCTCTACCAGCGGGGTGCGCTCTCCTGGGAGGCGATGACGAACCTTCCGCGCGCGTGGCGCGCCGAGCTCGGGGCGCGCTACCGCTTAAGCCCGTTTGTCCGACTCGAGCGTTTTGTCTCCGCCGACGCCTCCGTGCGCTACCTCTTGACGCTGCCCGACGGCAAACAGACCGAAGCGGTCTACATGCCCTACCGAGGCCGCAAGACGCTCTGCGTCTCCTCGATGGTGGGCTGCCCCGCCGGCTGCGCCTTCTGTGCGACGGGCGCGCTCGGTTTCGGCCGCAACCTGAGCCGCGCGGAGATCCTGGGGCAGCTCCTGGTGGTCGCGCAGGCCGAGGGGATCGCCCCGCGCGAGATCCGCAACGTCGTGCTGATGGGGATGGGCGAGGCGCTGCTGAATTACGACAACGCCCTCGGGGCGATCCGCACGATGATCCACCCCGAGGGGCTTGACATGTCGCCGCGGCGCATCACGCTCTCGACGGTGGGCCTGCCGGGGCGTATCCGGCGGCTCGCCGCGGAGCGGCTGCCTCTGGTGCTCGCCGTGTCGCTGCACGCCCCCGACGAAAAGACGCGCCGCGAGATCATCCCGACGGCGCACGCGCACGCCATCGAGGAGATCATCGCCGCGCTGCATGACTGGCAGGCTGCGGGGGGGCGCCGCGTGACGATCGAGTACACCATGCTCGCGGGCGTCAACGACGCGCTCTGGCAGGCTGAAGCGCTCGTGGCGCTCCTGCGGGGGCTCGTGGTGCACGTCAACCTCATCCCCTTTAACCCGTGGGGCGCTTCCCCGTTTCGCTCGAGCTCGCGCGCGCAGATCGCGCGTTTCGAGCGGGTGCTGACGGGCGCCGGGCTCTCGGTGTCGGTGCGCTTTTCGCGCGGGCGCGACACCGGTGGGGCGTGCGGGCAGCTGGCCCTGAGCGGGGAGGGCGCCCTAGCCTCTTCTGGCCTCTGA
- a CDS encoding sulfotransferase family protein, which produces MTHTATHPPAETGDTRPETTAQAPTRDTRPNFFIVGAPKCGTTAMNDFLAQHPDIFIPETKEVHFFGRDLHFSKGALRDPEAYAALFEGATQPLRGEASVWYLFSKTAAEEIHTYNPDAKIIIMLRHPADMLYSQHSQFLFNGNEDIEDFAAALAAESDRKAGRRVPKSAHLPEGLLYSETVRYAEQVARYFARFGRERVHVILYDDFRTDLPGTYRQTLQFLGVRDDFTPAFGVVNPNKRARSKLLREFVQAPPESVKRLSRLLFPRPFRQRVMKGLDRLNVRYEARPPLDPELRELLTRRFEPEVRALEDLLGRPLPWHPSAPDTAGRASQ; this is translated from the coding sequence ATGACCCATACCGCCACCCACCCCCCAGCCGAGACCGGCGACACCCGCCCCGAGACCACCGCACAGGCCCCGACGCGCGACACGCGGCCGAACTTTTTCATCGTCGGCGCCCCCAAGTGCGGCACCACCGCCATGAACGACTTTCTGGCGCAGCACCCCGACATCTTCATCCCAGAGACCAAGGAGGTGCACTTTTTCGGCCGCGACCTCCACTTCTCCAAGGGCGCCCTGCGCGACCCGGAGGCGTACGCGGCGCTCTTCGAGGGCGCCACCCAACCGCTGCGCGGCGAGGCGTCGGTGTGGTACCTCTTCTCCAAAACGGCCGCCGAGGAGATCCACACCTACAACCCCGACGCCAAGATCATCATCATGCTGCGCCACCCCGCCGACATGCTCTACTCGCAGCACTCGCAGTTTCTCTTTAACGGCAACGAGGACATCGAGGACTTTGCGGCGGCGCTCGCCGCCGAAAGCGACCGCAAAGCGGGGCGGCGCGTCCCCAAGAGCGCACACCTCCCCGAAGGGCTCCTCTACTCGGAGACGGTGCGTTACGCCGAGCAGGTAGCGCGCTACTTCGCGCGCTTCGGCCGCGAACGGGTGCACGTCATCCTCTACGACGACTTCCGCACCGACCTACCCGGCACCTACCGCCAAACCCTGCAGTTTTTGGGGGTGCGCGACGACTTTACCCCCGCGTTCGGGGTGGTCAACCCCAACAAACGCGCCCGCTCGAAGCTGCTGCGCGAGTTTGTGCAGGCGCCCCCCGAGAGCGTCAAACGGCTTTCGCGCCTTCTCTTCCCCCGCCCCTTTCGCCAACGGGTGATGAAAGGGCTCGACCGGCTCAACGTCCGCTACGAAGCCCGCCCCCCCCTCGACCCCGAGCTACGCGAGCTGTTGACGCGGCGCTTCGAGCCAGAGGTCAGGGCGCTCGAGGACCTCCTCGGCCGCCCGCTGCCCTGGCACCCGTCGGCCCCGGACACCGCCGGACGCGCCTCCCAATGA
- a CDS encoding tetratricopeptide repeat protein — MSGATLGQQPRSRQGVGRAWRKGRWVGAVLFVASTAFASAPEWAAQAEALRSQMRGGEASVPEREPPDAALAALEARVRSAPEDLNAWLDLGAAYLEAERFDRAKESFLEAIALDYLAADAHFGLGLSEYGRGDFDAALFAFSEVARLFPERFDGHFNRGVALARLRRPEAAVAAFEEALAQAGPETGAQARADAYVGLAGQLIALGRFEAAAEAYAEAIALTGDAPELVYARAEALYRAGRGIEALPALNALEAESVDYRVSALRADIYTQAGQTDYALRALQRAVRRAAEAEDASAEANLLIRLGLLQRSLGREAAATRAFGAAAQRAPDSGEALYNLGLSYLESGQPDRALEPLEGALMLQLRAQGEGARAAQGEVYLALAAAYEQLGRPNEARRSAEAAASRLADAALRLEASAILGRSLYALGEFRGALLALREVADARPEDANAQLWAGLAHYQRGEFEAAIARYERAVALDPNGAEARLNLGAAYLAAGRYEDAALVYELLTTQFREDPDAFYNLGWALLSQGRPDEARQAWERAVELGFEPARAALSQFF, encoded by the coding sequence ATGAGCGGAGCGACGTTGGGCCAGCAGCCGAGGTCCCGCCAGGGTGTGGGGCGCGCGTGGCGCAAAGGGCGTTGGGTGGGGGCGGTGCTCTTCGTAGCGAGCACGGCCTTTGCGAGCGCCCCTGAGTGGGCGGCGCAAGCCGAGGCGCTGCGGTCGCAGATGCGGGGGGGCGAAGCCTCGGTGCCCGAGCGCGAACCGCCCGACGCCGCGCTAGCGGCCCTCGAAGCCCGCGTGCGCTCGGCGCCCGAAGACCTCAACGCGTGGCTCGACCTGGGTGCGGCCTACCTCGAGGCGGAGCGCTTTGACAGGGCCAAGGAGAGCTTTCTAGAGGCCATCGCGCTCGACTACCTCGCGGCCGACGCGCACTTCGGTCTCGGTCTGAGCGAGTACGGCCGGGGGGACTTTGACGCCGCCCTCTTCGCCTTTAGCGAGGTGGCGCGGCTTTTTCCCGAGCGCTTCGACGGCCACTTCAACCGCGGCGTGGCGCTCGCGCGGCTTCGCCGCCCCGAGGCGGCGGTCGCGGCCTTTGAAGAGGCGCTCGCGCAGGCGGGCCCCGAGACCGGCGCGCAGGCGCGGGCCGACGCCTACGTGGGGCTCGCGGGGCAGCTCATCGCCCTCGGCCGTTTCGAGGCGGCAGCCGAGGCCTACGCCGAGGCGATCGCCCTGACGGGCGACGCCCCCGAGCTCGTCTACGCCCGCGCCGAGGCGCTCTACCGTGCGGGGCGGGGGATCGAAGCGCTGCCGGCGCTAAACGCGCTCGAGGCCGAAAGCGTCGACTACCGCGTCAGCGCGCTGCGCGCCGACATCTACACCCAAGCGGGGCAGACCGACTACGCCCTGCGGGCGCTGCAGCGGGCGGTGAGGCGCGCGGCGGAGGCCGAGGACGCGAGCGCCGAAGCGAACCTGCTCATCCGTTTGGGGCTGCTGCAGCGCTCCTTGGGGCGCGAGGCGGCGGCGACCCGCGCCTTCGGGGCGGCGGCGCAGCGCGCGCCGGACTCCGGCGAAGCGCTCTACAACCTCGGCCTCAGCTACCTCGAGAGCGGCCAGCCCGATCGCGCCCTGGAGCCGCTCGAGGGCGCGCTGATGCTGCAGCTTAGGGCGCAGGGGGAGGGGGCGCGCGCGGCGCAGGGTGAGGTGTACTTGGCGCTCGCCGCCGCCTACGAGCAGCTCGGCCGCCCCAACGAGGCGCGGCGGAGCGCCGAGGCCGCCGCCTCGCGGCTCGCCGACGCTGCGCTGCGCCTCGAGGCGAGCGCCATCTTGGGGCGCTCGCTCTACGCCCTGGGCGAGTTCCGGGGGGCGCTGTTGGCGCTTCGCGAGGTCGCCGACGCGCGCCCGGAGGACGCCAACGCGCAGCTTTGGGCGGGGCTCGCACACTACCAACGGGGGGAGTTCGAGGCGGCCATCGCCCGCTACGAGCGCGCGGTGGCGCTCGACCCGAACGGCGCCGAAGCGCGCCTGAATCTGGGGGCGGCCTACCTCGCGGCGGGGCGCTACGAGGACGCCGCCCTCGTCTACGAGCTGTTGACCACCCAGTTCCGGGAGGACCCCGACGCGTTTTACAACCTCGGCTGGGCGCTGTTGTCGCAGGGCCGCCCCGATGAGGCGCGTCAGGCCTGGGAGCGCGCCGTAGAGCTCGGTTTCGAACCGGCGCGCGCGGCGCTGAGCCAGTTTTTCTAG
- the glgC gene encoding glucose-1-phosphate adenylyltransferase, giving the protein MSNRKKVLGMVLAGGKGTRLEPLTSKRTKPAVPFGAKYRIIDFALNNMMNSQIYGMYVMTQFKAQSLTEHIQRHWRFGSFLSDYFITLAPAQMYRYDELGAEWYRGTADAIYQNLHLVHNNHADLVAIFSGDHIYKMDIRHMIEQHIDSAADVTIAAYPTLLEDATRFGVLQVDQNFQITEFQEKPQNPKPIPGRDTHALASMGNYVFSTEALVELLTKDAANEASEHDFGKDVLPMALDEGYKIMAYDFAQNPIPGQEGLNTYWRDVGTLDSYWEANMDLVAVKPEFDLYNPEWPLRTAAEFSPPAKFVHETSDRRGQAFNTLIAGGVIISGATVRNSVISRRVRVNSYSLVERSVILDGSEVGRHCVVRNAIIDKNVRVPEGTQIGVNHADDRARGFTVTERGVVVVPKSYRFA; this is encoded by the coding sequence ATGTCAAACCGCAAAAAGGTGCTCGGGATGGTTCTCGCCGGGGGCAAAGGGACGCGGCTCGAGCCGCTGACCTCTAAGCGCACGAAACCCGCCGTGCCCTTCGGCGCCAAATACCGCATCATCGACTTTGCCCTCAACAACATGATGAATTCGCAGATTTACGGCATGTACGTGATGACGCAGTTTAAAGCGCAGAGCCTGACCGAACACATCCAGCGCCACTGGCGCTTCGGCTCCTTTTTGAGCGACTACTTTATCACCCTAGCGCCCGCGCAGATGTACCGCTACGACGAGCTCGGCGCCGAGTGGTACCGCGGCACCGCCGACGCCATCTACCAGAACTTGCACCTCGTTCACAACAACCACGCCGACTTAGTAGCGATCTTCTCGGGCGACCACATCTACAAGATGGACATCCGCCACATGATCGAGCAGCACATAGACAGCGCGGCGGACGTGACCATCGCCGCCTACCCGACGCTTTTGGAGGACGCCACGCGCTTCGGCGTGCTGCAAGTCGACCAAAACTTTCAGATCACCGAGTTTCAGGAAAAACCGCAGAACCCCAAACCGATCCCCGGCCGCGACACCCACGCGCTCGCCTCGATGGGCAACTACGTCTTTAGCACGGAGGCGCTCGTCGAGCTCCTCACCAAAGATGCGGCCAACGAGGCTTCAGAACACGACTTCGGCAAAGACGTCCTGCCGATGGCGCTCGACGAGGGCTACAAGATCATGGCCTACGACTTCGCTCAAAACCCCATCCCCGGGCAGGAGGGGCTGAACACCTACTGGCGCGACGTCGGCACGCTCGACTCGTACTGGGAGGCCAACATGGACCTCGTCGCGGTCAAACCCGAGTTCGACCTCTACAACCCCGAGTGGCCGCTACGCACCGCCGCCGAGTTCTCCCCCCCCGCCAAGTTCGTCCACGAGACCAGCGACCGCCGCGGGCAGGCGTTTAACACGCTGATCGCCGGGGGGGTGATCATCTCCGGCGCGACGGTGCGCAACTCGGTCATCTCGCGCCGGGTGCGGGTCAACTCGTACAGCCTCGTCGAGCGCTCGGTGATCCTAGACGGCAGCGAGGTCGGGCGGCACTGCGTGGTCCGCAACGCCATCATCGACAAAAACGTCCGCGTCCCCGAGGGGACGCAGATCGGCGTCAACCACGCCGACGACCGGGCGCGCGGCTTTACGGTCACCGAGCGCGGCGTGGTGGTGGTGCCCAAGAGCTACCGCTTCGCCTAG
- a CDS encoding glycosyltransferase family 4 protein → MRVTFVLPGSGHLPVGGFKVVYEYAGRLAARGHQVRVVHVAQPDLEAPLLAALKARARYAQRRLQRSYLPRWFALHPAVEVLWRATPDARGVPDGDAVIATAWQTAEWVARYPAAKGRGFYLIQHYETWSGPRARVDATFRLPLRKLAIARWLQRVVADAVGPDGEGAAYLPNGLDLDAFGLDSPIEGREPRAMMLFHTAAWKGSGDGLRALERVRAELPELRATLFGVPAPPPGLPAWVRYVQTPPPEVLRGLYNESAVFLATSWTEGWGLPGCEALLCGCALAATEVGGHLEYARHGETALLSPPKDPGALARNVLTLLQNPPLRVTLARQGHRYVQRFSWERAVARLEALLSGGELSAQPDS, encoded by the coding sequence GTGAGGGTCACCTTCGTGCTGCCCGGTTCGGGGCACCTGCCGGTGGGCGGCTTCAAGGTGGTCTACGAGTACGCGGGCCGCCTCGCCGCGCGCGGCCACCAGGTTCGGGTGGTGCACGTCGCGCAACCCGACCTGGAGGCGCCACTCCTGGCGGCCCTCAAGGCGCGCGCCCGCTACGCGCAGAGGCGGCTGCAGCGGAGCTACCTGCCGCGGTGGTTCGCCCTCCATCCGGCCGTCGAGGTGCTCTGGCGCGCCACCCCGGACGCGCGCGGCGTCCCCGACGGCGACGCGGTCATCGCCACCGCCTGGCAGACCGCCGAGTGGGTCGCGCGCTACCCCGCCGCCAAGGGGCGCGGCTTCTACCTCATCCAGCACTACGAGACGTGGAGCGGCCCGCGAGCGCGCGTCGACGCCACCTTCCGGCTGCCGCTGCGCAAACTCGCCATCGCGCGCTGGCTCCAGCGGGTCGTCGCCGACGCCGTCGGTCCCGACGGCGAGGGCGCGGCGTACCTACCCAACGGCCTCGACCTGGACGCGTTTGGCCTCGATAGCCCCATCGAGGGGCGCGAGCCGCGCGCCATGATGCTCTTTCACACGGCCGCGTGGAAGGGTTCCGGCGACGGCCTGCGGGCGCTCGAGCGCGTCCGCGCCGAGCTGCCCGAGCTGCGCGCGACGCTCTTCGGCGTGCCCGCACCGCCACCAGGCCTCCCCGCGTGGGTCCGCTACGTGCAGACCCCCCCTCCGGAGGTGCTGCGCGGTCTCTACAACGAGAGCGCCGTCTTCTTGGCGACCTCGTGGACCGAGGGGTGGGGGCTGCCGGGGTGCGAGGCGCTCCTCTGCGGCTGCGCCCTCGCCGCGACCGAGGTCGGCGGGCACCTCGAGTACGCCCGTCACGGCGAGACCGCCCTCCTAAGCCCCCCCAAGGATCCGGGGGCGCTCGCCCGCAACGTCCTCACCCTGTTGCAGAACCCGCCGCTGCGCGTCACGTTGGCGCGCCAGGGGCACCGCTACGTGCAGCGCTTTTCGTGGGAGCGGGCGGTCGCGCGGCTCGAGGCGCTCTTAAGCGGCGGAGAGCTCTCAGCCCAACCGGATAGCTGA
- a CDS encoding sulfotransferase family protein, whose product MSRPNLFLVGAPKCGTSALHGFLAQHPDVWMSEPKEPHFFCTDVDAPFAIRDPERYEGLFAGARARVVGESSATYLISKVAAHRIRERYPEARIIAIVRNPLEMLPSLHSQKRVNGTEPYATFEAAWAAEARRRRGLEPALGAFPFYEDAARYSEQLERFFTAFPREQLHVIVFDDFKRDLPGVWERVLAFLELAPFTPNFKVVNRNKRIRSRALHKVLQPDSALHRLPKPLSTVLYKGLDRLNSAHERRAPLPPELQQELRARFEPEVARLSALLGRDLSHWLA is encoded by the coding sequence ATGAGCCGCCCTAACCTCTTTCTGGTCGGCGCGCCCAAGTGCGGCACCTCGGCGCTGCACGGCTTTCTGGCGCAGCACCCGGACGTGTGGATGTCCGAACCCAAAGAGCCGCACTTTTTCTGCACCGACGTCGACGCCCCCTTCGCCATCCGCGACCCCGAGCGCTACGAGGGGCTCTTCGCGGGGGCGCGCGCGCGCGTCGTCGGGGAGTCGTCGGCGACCTACCTCATCTCCAAGGTCGCCGCGCATCGCATCCGCGAGCGCTACCCAGAGGCGCGGATCATCGCCATCGTGCGCAACCCCCTGGAGATGCTCCCCTCGCTGCACTCGCAAAAGCGCGTCAACGGCACCGAACCCTACGCGACGTTCGAGGCGGCGTGGGCAGCCGAGGCGCGGCGCAGAAGGGGGCTCGAGCCGGCGCTGGGCGCGTTTCCCTTCTACGAGGACGCGGCGCGCTACAGCGAGCAGCTGGAGCGGTTTTTCACCGCGTTCCCCCGCGAGCAGCTCCACGTCATCGTCTTCGACGACTTTAAACGCGACCTGCCGGGGGTCTGGGAGCGCGTGCTGGCGTTTTTAGAGCTCGCGCCCTTTACCCCTAACTTCAAGGTCGTCAACCGCAACAAACGCATCCGCAGCCGCGCGCTGCACAAGGTGTTGCAACCTGACTCGGCGCTGCACCGCCTCCCCAAACCCTTGAGCACGGTGCTCTACAAGGGGCTCGACCGGCTCAACTCGGCGCACGAACGGCGCGCGCCGCTCCCCCCCGAGCTGCAGCAGGAGCTGCGGGCGCGCTTCGAACCCGAGGTCGCGCGGCTCAGCGCGCTGCTAGGGCGCGACCTGTCGCACTGGCTGGCGTGA
- a CDS encoding sulfotransferase family protein yields MRSHPTTLSPRGSNPVRAHAAPLRDRLRTRLYALRFSAEVWAAGRRKDVAPRYPDFLGIGTPRSATTWLHLRLAAHPGVFLPARKELHFFNEPRPHTPCRFSGATWTRPLYFDLENPAHWRWYAAQFAGAGERRCGEITPDYATLSRERVGEVLRHLPEVKVILNIRNPIARAWSGLRYSWRRHIGRYTDRQLGERLREELTDALIAAALHPERLLRGDYPRTIGNWEAHVPPERLLYLFYDDIARDPGAELRRVADFLELDPAGLPPSAADTSPVNDAPATDMPDAVKERLVAYYAPHIRWLEAHFGRDLSAWLEL; encoded by the coding sequence GTGCGCTCACATCCAACCACGCTTTCGCCCCGCGGCTCCAACCCCGTACGCGCGCACGCGGCGCCCCTTCGAGACCGGCTGCGCACGCGCCTCTACGCGCTACGGTTCTCCGCCGAAGTGTGGGCCGCAGGCCGCCGCAAGGACGTCGCGCCGCGGTACCCGGACTTTCTCGGCATCGGCACCCCGCGCTCGGCGACGACCTGGCTCCACCTGCGGCTCGCCGCCCACCCGGGGGTCTTTTTGCCCGCCCGTAAAGAGCTGCACTTTTTTAACGAACCCCGCCCCCACACCCCCTGCCGCTTCTCCGGCGCGACCTGGACGCGCCCCCTCTACTTCGACCTGGAGAACCCCGCGCACTGGCGCTGGTACGCGGCGCAGTTCGCGGGGGCGGGCGAGCGCCGCTGCGGCGAGATCACCCCGGACTACGCCACCTTGTCGCGCGAGCGCGTCGGCGAGGTTCTCCGGCACCTACCCGAGGTCAAGGTCATCCTCAACATCCGCAACCCCATCGCGCGGGCCTGGTCGGGGCTGCGCTACTCGTGGCGGCGGCACATCGGGCGCTACACCGATCGGCAGCTCGGCGAAAGGCTCCGGGAGGAGCTCACAGACGCGCTCATCGCAGCAGCCCTGCACCCCGAAAGGCTCCTGCGCGGCGACTACCCGCGGACGATAGGGAACTGGGAGGCGCACGTGCCGCCCGAGAGGCTGCTCTACCTCTTCTACGACGACATCGCCCGCGACCCCGGCGCCGAACTGCGGCGCGTCGCCGACTTTTTGGAGCTCGACCCCGCCGGACTCCCGCCGAGCGCCGCGGACACCAGCCCCGTCAACGACGCCCCCGCCACCGACATGCCGGACGCGGTGAAAGAGCGCCTCGTAGCGTACTACGCCCCCCACATCCGCTGGCTAGAGGCCCACTTCGGGCGCGACTTGAGCGCCTGGCTCGAGCTGTGA
- a CDS encoding SPOR domain-containing protein: MDWIRRNWPDLLIGVALVLVIAMIIATLLSGGSLLSLVRRDTPPEPQAVTTLGPEPITEPEPVAADDAPDEGAGEGAEAEGDAPEPTAEAATIDPFIPEVGDAQTGGAPLLAGADDDDDEVAEQDAEAEADGGEEATAAAADAPPAPASPTGSYRVAAGAVGSREGADELAQSYRELGYTVAVEEQGDLFLLWVGPYDNAEDAEAAAQGIRDAGGDALVYRFAGAAADAEGGAAAAAETAEDAAENTDENTVAETSPAVAGEEAATGADVAAAEGDVVADATDDAETAAAGAGEAGAGDVGAQGAATADTGTAAADAATEETETAETADAPGTEVGAGSAVQEVAPPSAPAGQRYLQVGAFASPESAEGLHQRLEDLGFDVTRSETETGLTRLYVGPFDADELSQTQATLTAQGIDSFPVAQ; this comes from the coding sequence ATGGACTGGATAAGACGCAACTGGCCTGACCTGCTGATCGGCGTGGCGCTCGTGCTGGTCATCGCTATGATCATCGCAACGCTCCTTAGTGGCGGTTCGCTCCTCTCGCTGGTGCGGCGCGACACCCCACCCGAGCCGCAGGCGGTGACGACCCTCGGTCCGGAGCCGATCACCGAACCGGAGCCGGTCGCTGCCGACGACGCGCCGGATGAAGGGGCGGGCGAAGGCGCCGAAGCCGAGGGGGATGCCCCGGAACCCACCGCCGAGGCCGCCACCATCGACCCCTTTATCCCCGAGGTCGGTGACGCTCAGACGGGTGGCGCGCCGCTGCTAGCCGGTGCAGACGACGATGACGATGAGGTGGCCGAGCAGGACGCCGAAGCCGAGGCCGACGGCGGCGAGGAGGCGACTGCGGCAGCCGCCGACGCACCCCCTGCGCCCGCCTCGCCGACGGGGAGCTACCGGGTCGCGGCGGGGGCGGTCGGCTCGAGGGAGGGAGCCGACGAGTTGGCCCAGAGCTACCGCGAGCTGGGCTACACCGTCGCCGTCGAGGAGCAGGGCGACCTCTTCCTGCTGTGGGTCGGCCCCTATGACAACGCCGAGGACGCCGAAGCGGCCGCGCAGGGCATCCGCGACGCGGGCGGTGACGCGCTCGTCTACCGCTTTGCGGGGGCGGCTGCGGACGCTGAAGGCGGTGCAGCCGCCGCAGCGGAGACGGCAGAGGACGCTGCCGAGAACACCGACGAGAACACCGTAGCCGAGACCTCACCGGCGGTCGCCGGCGAGGAGGCGGCAACCGGCGCCGACGTCGCCGCGGCTGAGGGTGACGTGGTGGCTGACGCCACCGACGACGCCGAAACGGCCGCTGCGGGTGCGGGCGAAGCGGGTGCGGGCGACGTCGGCGCACAGGGAGCGGCGACGGCCGACACCGGTACGGCTGCTGCAGACGCTGCCACGGAGGAGACCGAGACGGCTGAAACCGCTGACGCACCTGGAACCGAAGTCGGGGCGGGGAGCGCGGTTCAAGAGGTGGCCCCACCGAGCGCGCCCGCGGGGCAGCGCTACTTGCAAGTCGGCGCTTTTGCCAGCCCGGAGAGCGCCGAGGGGCTTCACCAGCGGCTTGAAGATCTCGGTTTCGACGTCACCCGCAGCGAAACGGAAACCGGTTTGACCCGCCTCTACGTCGGCCCCTTCGACGCTGACGAGCTCTCGCAGACGCAGGCCACCCTGACCGCTCAAGGGATCGACAGCTTCCCGGTCGCGCAGTAG
- a CDS encoding redox-sensing transcriptional repressor Rex: MSTVPTATISRLVTYLRILTQLEAQGIKKTSSEHLADEAQVSAFQVRKDLAYFGRFGTRGAGYTVPTLRRELRRILGLTRSWSAAIVGMGRLGEAIAHYPNFGAYDFLLKGAFDIDPHKVGREVAGLTVQHVDELPRVVREKGIDIGFITVPHEAAQDAADALVRAGVKGILNFAPTVIDVPKEIHVEPVDFLAGLKRLSFYILNPQLREEVA, from the coding sequence ATGTCCACCGTACCTACCGCCACGATCAGCCGCCTCGTGACCTACCTGCGCATCTTGACGCAGCTCGAGGCGCAGGGGATCAAAAAGACCTCGTCGGAGCACCTCGCCGACGAGGCACAGGTCTCCGCCTTTCAGGTGCGCAAAGACCTCGCCTACTTCGGGCGCTTCGGCACGCGCGGCGCGGGTTACACCGTGCCGACGCTGCGCCGCGAGCTGCGGCGCATCTTGGGGCTGACGCGCTCGTGGAGCGCCGCTATCGTCGGGATGGGGCGGCTCGGTGAGGCGATCGCGCACTACCCGAACTTCGGCGCTTACGACTTTCTGCTTAAGGGCGCCTTTGACATCGACCCCCACAAGGTCGGCCGCGAGGTCGCCGGGCTCACCGTGCAGCACGTCGACGAGCTTCCCCGCGTGGTGCGCGAGAAGGGGATCGACATCGGCTTTATCACCGTGCCGCACGAGGCCGCCCAAGACGCCGCCGACGCGCTCGTGCGCGCGGGCGTCAAAGGCATCCTCAACTTCGCGCCAACCGTGATCGACGTCCCCAAAGAGATCCACGTCGAGCCCGTGGACTTTTTGGCGGGGCTCAAGCGGTTGTCGTTTTACATCCTCAACCCGCAGCTGCGCGAGGAGGTCGCCTAG